The following proteins come from a genomic window of Propionispora vibrioides:
- a CDS encoding ABC transporter substrate-binding protein, protein MAKRVKETSGRILVAVLLTILSVIGLAGCGGTGGALDKQAGNSRFAIRIGADSSPFSFQFRVAKAKGFFEKYNIDADVQTFSFGIDTINALILDQVDSGQAMDYALASRLGKESDLRIVSYIATPSLDGSSLYVVGPDIKSPADLTGKRIAAQKGTVNEYVWAQTFKKFGVDPQSVHMQYFGSNAEMLAAVQTGKADAVWGDKSNKSKILEIAGIRELGDYHLIDFEMKGYLAFKDQFVKAHPQEVENFLKALNEASEYIAQHPKETADIAYQDLKLPKEDVLKTLETYTYHIRFSQDDYDHIQDIAAWSYQNGLIKNSYAVRDYLALDPLRKALPETVTYSGK, encoded by the coding sequence AGACGAGCGGACGAATATTGGTGGCGGTATTGTTAACCATACTGAGCGTGATTGGTCTGGCCGGTTGTGGCGGCACAGGCGGTGCCTTGGATAAACAAGCGGGCAATAGCCGGTTTGCCATCCGGATCGGCGCCGATTCATCGCCTTTTTCCTTTCAGTTTCGCGTGGCAAAGGCCAAAGGATTTTTTGAAAAATACAATATTGACGCCGATGTACAAACCTTTTCCTTTGGCATTGATACCATCAACGCCTTAATTCTTGATCAGGTGGACAGCGGCCAGGCGATGGACTATGCCCTGGCCAGCCGGCTGGGCAAAGAGAGTGATCTGCGGATTGTCTCCTACATTGCCACACCGTCACTGGATGGGTCCTCGCTATATGTGGTAGGTCCGGACATTAAAAGCCCGGCCGATTTGACCGGCAAGCGCATCGCCGCCCAAAAAGGGACGGTCAATGAATACGTTTGGGCGCAAACCTTCAAAAAGTTCGGCGTAGATCCCCAATCGGTGCACATGCAGTATTTTGGTTCCAATGCCGAGATGCTTGCCGCCGTTCAGACCGGCAAGGCCGATGCGGTCTGGGGTGATAAGTCAAACAAAAGCAAAATACTGGAGATCGCAGGCATCAGAGAGCTTGGTGATTATCATCTCATTGATTTTGAAATGAAGGGCTATCTGGCCTTTAAAGACCAGTTTGTCAAAGCGCACCCGCAGGAAGTGGAGAATTTCCTGAAAGCCTTAAACGAGGCTTCCGAATACATTGCCCAGCATCCTAAAGAAACGGCGGACATTGCTTATCAGGATTTGAAGCTGCCCAAAGAGGATGTGCTGAAGACGCTGGAAACCTATACCTATCATATCCGTTTTTCCCAGGACGATTATGACCATATTCAGGACATCGCCGCCTGGTCCTATCAAAACGGTTTGATAAAAAATTCATACGCTGTCCGGGATTACCTGGCGCTGGACCCCCTGCGCAAAGCTTTGCCGGAAACAGTTACTTACAGCGGAAAGTGA
- a CDS encoding ABC transporter ATP-binding protein, which yields MRDLAIHIEHLSKSYEGSGREAGRPVLDNINLEIMQGEFHVLLGSSGCGKSTLLNIIAGFLPKTSGTVNVNGREVVRPGRDRGVVFQNADAAMFPWLTVTENVEFGLRMQGVEKEKRRAIAQEYLQLVGLSSHGSKYPHELSGGMKQRVQLARLLANDSAILIMDEPFGALDAQTRKIMQRELIRIWEKTAKTIVFVTHDIQEALLLGEKISILAAFPQTGIVKTCRVEFPYPRRETDQAFIQQYLELLGYFDFGGGI from the coding sequence ATGCGGGACTTAGCCATTCATATTGAGCACTTGTCAAAAAGCTATGAAGGGTCCGGCCGGGAGGCTGGCCGGCCGGTGCTGGACAATATCAATCTGGAGATTATGCAGGGCGAGTTTCACGTACTGCTGGGCTCCAGCGGCTGCGGCAAGTCTACCCTGCTCAATATCATTGCCGGATTTTTGCCCAAAACAAGCGGCACGGTCAATGTGAACGGCAGGGAAGTGGTCCGGCCGGGCCGGGACCGCGGCGTAGTCTTTCAAAATGCCGATGCGGCCATGTTTCCCTGGCTTACGGTAACCGAAAACGTGGAGTTCGGACTGCGGATGCAGGGCGTTGAAAAAGAAAAGCGGCGGGCCATCGCCCAGGAATATCTGCAACTGGTGGGTTTGTCCAGTCATGGGAGCAAATATCCCCACGAGCTTTCCGGCGGGATGAAGCAGCGGGTCCAACTGGCCCGTCTGTTGGCCAACGACTCGGCTATTCTGATTATGGATGAACCGTTCGGGGCTCTGGATGCCCAGACGCGAAAAATTATGCAGCGGGAGCTGATCCGGATCTGGGAAAAGACGGCCAAGACCATTGTGTTTGTCACCCACGATATTCAGGAAGCGCTGCTGCTGGGAGAAAAAATCAGCATTCTGGCAGCGTTCCCCCAGACCGGCATTGTGAAAACCTGCCGGGTTGAGTTTCCCTATCCCCGCCGGGAGACGGATCAAGCGTTTATTCAGCAATATCTGGAGCTGCTGGGGTATTTTGATTTCGGAGGAGGTATTTAG